TGTTCTTTGTTCTCGTTGTCGGAACAATCCCTCTATAAATCGTACTCCTTGGCAGCGGAGACGGAGTTGGCGGCCTCCGACGACGAGTCGAACCATCTTTTACTCGCGTCCTCCGACCGCTGCAATTTGCCTTGCTTGCCCTCCCCGTGGGATCGACAGCGGCATCTGAGAATTCCCCCAGCGAACCAACCCCAGCGGGAGTTTGATTCGGTATCGTCTCCCGTTTTGTTTATAGACTTTCCCTTTTGGAGTGGTTCGGCCGTGGCCCGGCAAACTTTTCTCGGGTTGCTCGCCTTTACGATAAGAATATCGGGGGGTCAGCCCCGTTTTTGTTTTCTGGTTCCTTCTTGTTCTGCTTTATCGGAATCGATTGAAGGTGGAGCCGTGGAGGGCCTCTTTGTCTCTTCGGTGTGCGAAAAGAGCTCCACCTTGATCTCGGTTTATCGTATGTTTTCCTCTGTTGTCCATCGATAGGATGTAAAATTCCCATCTTGGTGTGTTTTAAGTGTCGATTCTGTGATGGCGCACGCATGTCTCTGAAGTTCTTCACGACTGTTTCTTTCCCCTCTCCGGGTTTTGTCGAGTGAGGAATCATCGTGGTTTTggtgtttctttttctttgattggATTGGAAAATATTGGAATGGCTACTTAAAAAAGGAATCTTACTTGTTGTTTCGAGTTAGATTGTATCCCTAGGTAAGGATACAGATTGTGTTTTGATGCCGGAATCACTTTTCTGGTTTTGTATTGTGCTACCGGTATAGTATCTTTCTCTTGTTTCTGAAAATTTTCTGTATTGGAAGCCTCACTAGGCTTCAACCAGAGGTGCTTTTATCTCTCTCTGTTTTGGCCTAGAGAATCAGCTTGTATAACTCTTCCATGCTCCATCATGTCAAACGAAACATCTCCTTTGCTCGATGGAGTTGGGGGCCTTTGGTCTTATGCCTGTTGCTAGCTTTTTTCTTCCCCTCCCTTTCCTGTGCTGCAACTGTTCTGTTCGGTGATAGTTCCACATATCGGAAACCTTGCATCAGGAATACTGTGTATTGCAACAGAATAAGTCTGTAATCTTGAGCTGGAAATCTGGTACATCTACTTGTTGATGCCCTTTGAGTTCTAAAACTATTGATTGGTCTAGATCGCAGTTGTTTTTCCCCCACTCCCAGTTTGAAGTTCTCTTGAACTGTACCAATTTTGTTGATACAATCCAAATGGTTAACATAGTAAGGTGAAATTAAATGTGCATTCTCCACCAACTTGGAGAAAGTTTTCTCCTTTGTTGTTGGATGCAAAACTATCCAAAACTTTAATATACTTTGACCTTGGGATCCTTCTCGCAGTCCACGAAGATCATCATATACAAAACCAGTAGTGTTTGTGTATAAACAAAAATGTCCAACATGACATTTCTCATGAGATTATTGATGCCATTAGATTCTCAAGAAATTCGTTAAATTGATATTTAAATGGCTTGTATAGTAAAGATGTTGTGAAATATTGTTTGTACTCTATATATAATCACTTCACAGATAGAAGTGGTTATTTCTTCTGTTCATAATTATGCTGATATGATGTTTTCACATTGTTTGAGTTTTCATCATGTTGTACCTTCCAGAAATTATGTCTTGATATGTGGAAGTCACTTCCAACGTTTATTTAATGTATTTCTTAACATCGTTCTCTTATAGGTGAATGGTCTATTGGCAATGTATACATGGAAAGAAATGGAAACACGATCAGCTCTGCCAATGGGGAAGCTTAACATGGAGCAACTCGGTGATGCTAGAAGCTCTGGAGTTATATCGTCATCTCTACCTGTTAGACCAAACACCTATGGAGAGAAGTTTCCTAAAATACCAGATTCCCAACTAGTTCTGATGGATAGGGAAATAAGAAGCAATCCGTTGCCTTCCGATTATACTCCTTTTGTCTCCGATGGTGGGAATGTTGGACCCTTGTTTTCATCACCTTCTGGACTTTCTTCAGATCTCCATTTTTCTTCAAGTCTCCCCCATGAGAGGCATACCAATGGTACTCCATTTGCTAATCAATTACTGAATGCTGGAGTTTCTTTGTCTTCAACCTATTCCTCAAATACCGGAATATTTCAAGTGCCAAATAATAATTTACCCAAAGATCCAACTGCAGTAACCTGGTGTCCAGATACAGTTCAGGGCACCGGGAACAGTAAAATCAACGACAGCTTGATTGTGGTTTCCAATGATCTCAGTAAGGAAAATGAATGGTGGAGTGATATCATGAATGTAGATTGGAAGGATCTTCTTAATGACACAACTATTGCTGAATCTCAATCAAAGGTACTTGAATTATCTGCTGATACTTGTAACATAAGAAAAACATATTGGTTACTTCCCTCTCTTGTATTCTCCATTAGAATTGGCGTTTATTGCATCCAATGTAGTAGGTTAAGTCATGCATGATCCTTGCCTGttctttatcttttcttttctatACAAGATAGTTATGTTTCTTCTTGAGCTATCTGATGTTTAACAGTCTAAGGCTCTTTCTATTTGTATGATTTAGGTGCATAATCAACTTCTTTATGGTGCTAAATTTTCCCATACTCAGTATGACTGTAATTTAATTGTTGAAAATTACAACTGGATTATGTGTTTTCCGATTTTTTATAGGTTGTCTACCCAGCTGCTCAATCCTCTCCTGATATCTCAATGCACCAGCTGCAATCCCATCGATCTGTTCCATGTCATGCTGGTGAGGTTTGTTCTATCACTAGTCCAATGTCTGCTACCACTAGTACTGCAACCAAGCCACGCATGAGGTGGACTCCAGAGCTTCATGAACTATTCATAGATGCCGTCAACCAGCTTGGTGGTGGTGAAAGTAGGCTATCCTGGATGTTCTTTCTTTCTGTTCCTGCTGGATTGCTGATTTTTTAGTATTTACTCTTCGTTGTTTTTCTACCTTCAGAAGCTACTCCTAAAGGTGTATTGAATATCATGAAAGTGGAAGGATTGACAATATGCCATGTGAAAAGTCATCTACAGGTCTAGAATTTGGTCTCCTTCTGGATATTAATTCACTTATACGGTATTTTTCTTAtatcattatttatattttttttcttttgttccagAAATACAGAACAGCTCGTTATATACCGGACTCGTCAGAAGGTCAGTCAACGTTGGTTATGAGTGGCGAGCCAAAATTTTGATGGATTTATATTGTTACAGTTCTTGAAGCATCCTTCCTAAGTTATTTCTTTATTTTCTGTTGATGCAAATACTCCTGGTAGATGTTCTCCTTAGTTTGTAATCTGGAATCTATTGCACTTGTATCTGTTTTATTATGCTGTGTTAATTCCTTAACTGAAATCTATTAGCTATGGTTATATGCTAAGGTAACTTTGTATGGTTTCTTTTATTTGAAAAACGTTATCTCTTGATGTATCAGGAATGTCAGAAAAGAGGATCACTCAGAGTGAGGAATTACCTTCATTAAATCTGAAGACGTGAGTACACCTTTGCTAAATATAACTATATGTTGTCATCTTGCAAAGATTTACATTGCTTTTCTGGTGTTGAATGGTTCATTTTAAAGATGTAGATAATTGTCAGCTTCCAGAATCTATTTTCTGGTTGTGTCAAAGGAAAGCTATGAGAGTATGTCTGCTAAAATTCTTTGTTGTTAATTCAGCACGCATCCTCCATTTTATCTCCAACATCTTGATTTTTAACCAGCAATAGAGCTAAGCATGTGATGTCCATTATTCTTAAAAAAGTGATTCTTTGCTTGATACTCTATTGGGTGCTGGGTTTATTTTAGTATTTAGTATTGagttaatttttctttctttctaatcACTTATTTAGATGATAGGTCCTTTTACTGATCTCGTGTTTCATTAGCAACTATAATTCTGCATCCTACGTTTTCATTGTAAATAGGCTGTAAGATCCTTTAGTTAAATAATTGATCTCGCATTCCTTTTGGTTAACAGAGGCATTGATTTCACTGAGGCATTGAGACTCCAGATAGAAGTTCAGAAACGCCTACATGAACAACTTGAGGTATGTTTTCACAGTCGAATAATAAGCATGCTTTAGGTAGTTTAAGTTTTGCTCTACTTGTAAATTGACTTCTGAAttttcaagtatattaaatgaatTTGTTTTGGTAACTATAACAGAACTCCAGAGTTGTTTGTAATTTGGATCAGTGTTTTCTCGAAtgcatgttccataactcaatcaTGAATTTGTTGAGACAATCGAAGATAGTGTATCCTGGTTTCTAAAATTATTTACCTTTGCTTCCTGAAGTAATTGGGTTTTGTTTAGACAATTGAAGATAGAGTGTCTCATAATTTATTTCTCCCCTGCGGAAACCGCCATTTCTGATGTGTTTTGTGATATAATGCCTCGCTTTAGTGCTAATGCAGCTAATTGTCTCATTCTTGCACATATTTTTCTCCATTCATTTACAGATTCAGAGAAGCatgcaactgagaattgaggagcAAGCGAAACGCCTGCAAGTAATGATCGAGAAGCAACGTAAGTCAACCATGGAAAAGCAGCATGCTTCTTCCACTCCATCAGAACCAACTCCTCATTCTACTGCTGACATCGAGCTCCCAGAAGCAGGAAATAGCTCCAGTAGTATACAAAGAACAGAGGACTCTAGGCAAGTGGGTAACAAGTGGAAGATGCCTGAACTCGAGACTTCCAAAAAGAAGGGAACAGATGCCATCACCGGTTGCCCTTCAACATCCAAGCACATAAGAGTGAGCAATGGGGCCGCATGAATGAATGCCAATATCAGTGTTAGTCTAACATAACAGTGTGGATGGCAAATTATCCAGAAGGTTATCTGTGAGGCGTCACCGACTCTTCTAGCAATCATCAAAAAGAGATCTCTGGTAGCATTTCCAGGTAACTCGTTACCTATCTAAGTCAGTAAACGATGAAATCATAGTGTGTAGAAATTGATCAAACGGCTGGAATGCTCAGTAAAAGAGACAGCCATGTATTGTGAAGACTGTAGTCCTTTGTGTAAGATGTATCGAAGTGTGAGTAGTGATCTCTCACGCTCAGGTCATTGTTTTTTCTGGGACAACAAAATCATAAAACATGTATACTACTTGTGGTTGTCAGTCTTTGATTGCCGCATTCTATCGTCCTTTGTCTCGCATCGTAATCTATTCCTACGTCCTTTGGCTCATCTCCGTCATTTGTTTGATCGTCGATCAGTTCCAGAGCAAGCGATACCCCGTTACCAGCGAGACCTACGTCGACCGCTTGCCCATGCAAAGAAGAGGAGATGGCCTCTACCGCCTTCAGCCATTGTTGATAGCGTCAGAGACGCCGGCCACAACCGCTACCGTGTTAAGAATAATCAATGTGGTAGGAAGGACGAGAAGGGTGGTCCATTTGAGGAGGTAGAGTTCCCCAAAACCTCGACCGAGCCCAGCGCCACCAGTGCTCCGCTCCCCCCGCGGCGAAGGTGCGTAGCACACTATTCGCGATCTTTTTGTGTCGTCAACAAAAGCGTAAAATGCACCAGCGTTCGGCGCCCCCAGCGCCCAACGAACCCAGCCGACGCACCCCAAGCGCCCAGCAACCCCAGCGCTCAGAGCGCCACTAGCACTCCGCGCCCACTAACCCCAGCGCCCAGAACGCCACCAGCGAACCCCCAACGGCGAAGGTGCGTAGCCCACTATTCGCGATCTTTTTATGTGTCGTCAACAAAAGCGTAAAATGTACCAGAGCGCTATCGGCGCCCACCGCCCACCGCCCACCGAGCCTAGCGCTACCAGTGCTCCGCTCCCCCCGCAGCGAAGGTGCGTAGCACACTATTCGCGATCTTTTTGTGTCGTCAACAAAAGCGTAAAATGTACCAGAGCGCCGACCGACCGCACCCAGCGATCAGAGCGCCACGCCAAGCGATCCCAGAAACTCGCGTCTCCAGCTCCCTAAGCCCATGATAGGAGCAGAGCTTTCAGATGTAGCagactaactacgattaaataaaACATATTAAAATGAAATAACCTAATTTCATCTGAGCACCAGTGGTCTAGTGGTAGAATAGTACCCTGCCACGGTACAgacccgggttcgattcccggctggtgcatcttttttttttcttccatttttaACTAATGAAATCAAACTAAACCAATAAAAATAAGTTGGCTCTTCTTTTAATTGTTCTGGaaaacaaattaaaataaaagattttACTCTAATTTTTCCAGTAATATTTCCAAAcatcaaaagagaaaaagaaaaaaattatttaattttgaaAGACCTCATAAATACACAAAATAATTTatgggaaaaaatattttccataaattcttaatttgataaaattaaagGCATGCAGCCAGTGATTACCCAAAGATTAGGACGAACGCAAGGATCAGTAGACCGCTCTGCACCGCAGTTGCCGGGTCAAACTGCAAGGAAACCGTCAACACGCCCCCATGCTTCCCTCgcgttcttcctcttcttcctccttcccccCCACCCACTATAAAATGGTGCGGTTTCATCAACCATACCCACTCGGTTGTCTACCTTTCTTCTCTATTGTTTTCGACAGTAGTACTAAAGCAGCCAAGACGAGCAAGGGAAGTATGGGCATCATTTCTCTCACTGGAAGCATGTCCAAGTCCTTCCACCTTGCAGCATCCATGGCCAGATGCAACTCCCGGAGCCCAAGATTCCTTGCATTTCCCGCGACGAGGGGTTTGCAGGTTATAATGATTTCGACACTGATATCATCAGTTTGTGATAT
This Musa acuminata AAA Group cultivar baxijiao chromosome BXJ1-2, Cavendish_Baxijiao_AAA, whole genome shotgun sequence DNA region includes the following protein-coding sequences:
- the LOC135582697 gene encoding protein PHOSPHATE STARVATION RESPONSE 2-like, which encodes MYTWKEMETRSALPMGKLNMEQLGDARSSGVISSSLPVRPNTYGEKFPKIPDSQLVLMDREIRSNPLPSDYTPFVSDGGNVGPLFSSPSGLSSDLHFSSSLPHERHTNGTPFANQLLNAGVSLSSTYSSNTGIFQVPNNNLPKDPTAVTWCPDTVQGTGNSKINDSLIVVSNDLSKENEWWSDIMNVDWKDLLNDTTIAESQSKVVYPAAQSSPDISMHQLQSHRSVPCHAGEVCSITSPMSATTSTATKPRMRWTPELHELFIDAVNQLGGGEKATPKGVLNIMKVEGLTICHVKSHLQKYRTARYIPDSSEGMSEKRITQSEELPSLNLKTGIDFTEALRLQIEVQKRLHEQLEIQRSMQLRIEEQAKRLQVMIEKQRKSTMEKQHASSTPSEPTPHSTADIELPEAGNSSSSIQRTEDSRQVGNKWKMPELETSKKKGTDAITGCPSTSKHIRVSNGAA